From one Rubrobacter xylanophilus genomic stretch:
- a CDS encoding amino acid ABC transporter permease, which produces MPDWWPPVEINPQDLSLERLVGYYLDFGTVLENSGPLLRGLAVTLSLAALAEVVGIVLGLFLALLKISRSRLLSLPAQIYIDVFRGTPLLVQITIIYFTTAAVGVRFTSLFFAGLTALALNSSAYVAEIFRAGIQSIDKGQMEAGRASGLTYAQTMRYIIVPQAFRRVIPPLTNEFVTLIKDTSLVSVIGLAELLRAARVLQSATFNGTPLIAAALIYLAICLPLIYLTNVLERRLNRRTAA; this is translated from the coding sequence ATGCCCGACTGGTGGCCGCCGGTAGAGATCAACCCGCAAGACCTCTCGCTGGAGAGGCTGGTCGGCTACTACCTGGACTTCGGGACGGTCCTCGAGAACTCCGGTCCCCTGCTCAGGGGCCTCGCGGTGACCCTCTCGCTGGCGGCGCTGGCGGAGGTCGTCGGGATAGTGCTGGGGCTGTTCCTGGCGCTGCTGAAGATCTCGCGCTCCAGGCTGCTGAGCCTCCCGGCGCAAATCTACATCGACGTCTTCCGGGGCACCCCGCTGCTGGTCCAGATCACGATAATCTATTTCACCACCGCGGCGGTGGGCGTCCGGTTCACCAGCCTCTTCTTCGCCGGGCTCACCGCCCTCGCGCTCAACAGCTCCGCCTACGTGGCGGAGATCTTCCGGGCCGGGATACAGTCCATAGACAAGGGCCAGATGGAAGCCGGACGTGCCTCCGGGCTCACCTACGCCCAGACGATGCGCTACATCATCGTGCCGCAGGCGTTTCGGCGGGTCATCCCGCCGCTGACCAACGAGTTCGTCACGCTCATAAAGGACACCTCGCTGGTGAGCGTGATCGGTCTGGCGGAGCTACTGCGGGCGGCCCGGGTGCTGCAGTCGGCGACCTTCAACGGGACGCCGCTGATCGCCGCGGCGCTCATCTACCTGGCGATCTGCCTGCCCCTGATCTACCTGACCAACGTTCTGGAGCGCCGCCTGAACCGCAGGACCGCGGCCTAG
- a CDS encoding basic amino acid ABC transporter substrate-binding protein: MSRRKVERNFVTLALVVAALFLVAACGGGGGGGEQTAGGGGEGTTGMETGRTVTVASDIAYRPFEFYRNGEPVGFDIDLMREIGRRAGFTPEFQNVTFDGIIPGLGSNLYDAAISAITITEERRQQVDFSEPYFNADQSLLVRSDSEIRSVDDLGQATVGVQIGTTGANKANQFQQQGRIAEVRTFDTIEDAFTALENGQVDAVINDLPVSQDKANTSDGRLEVVQVIPTGEQYGIAFPKGSNLVGPVNRALREMKSDGTYAEIYEKWIGRKPEEIP, translated from the coding sequence ATGTCACGAAGAAAGGTGGAGCGAAACTTCGTAACGCTGGCGCTGGTGGTTGCCGCTCTGTTCCTCGTTGCGGCCTGCGGAGGCGGTGGCGGAGGGGGCGAACAGACCGCCGGCGGTGGCGGCGAGGGGACGACCGGGATGGAGACCGGGCGTACCGTCACCGTGGCCTCCGACATAGCCTACCGCCCCTTCGAGTTCTACAGGAACGGCGAGCCGGTCGGCTTCGACATCGATCTGATGCGCGAGATCGGGCGCAGGGCCGGGTTCACCCCCGAGTTCCAGAACGTCACCTTCGACGGGATCATCCCCGGCCTCGGCTCCAACCTCTACGACGCGGCGATCTCGGCCATCACCATAACCGAGGAGCGCCGCCAGCAGGTGGACTTCTCCGAGCCCTACTTCAACGCCGACCAGTCGCTCTTGGTGCGCAGCGACTCCGAGATCCGCTCGGTGGACGACCTCGGGCAGGCCACGGTGGGCGTGCAGATAGGCACCACCGGGGCGAACAAGGCCAACCAGTTCCAGCAGCAGGGCAGGATCGCCGAGGTGCGCACCTTCGACACCATAGAGGACGCCTTCACCGCGCTGGAGAACGGCCAGGTGGACGCGGTCATAAACGACCTGCCCGTCTCCCAGGACAAGGCCAACACCAGCGACGGCAGGCTCGAGGTGGTGCAGGTCATCCCCACCGGGGAGCAGTACGGGATCGCCTTCCCCAAGGGCAGCAACCTGGTCGGCCCGGTCAACCGGGCACTTCGGGAGATGAAGAGCGACGGCACCTACGCCGAGATCTACGAGAAGTGGATCGGGCGTAAGCCCGAGGAGATCCCCTAG
- a CDS encoding amino acid ABC transporter ATP-binding protein, with amino-acid sequence MIEFRNVSKSFGDFEVLKDIDFSVEEGEVVVIIGPSGSGKSTLLRCINALEDISSGELVVDGIRVHDEKADLNRLRTEIGFVFQQFNLYPHMTVAQNIMLAPMKVRGLSRKEAEERCMRLLERVGIPEQANKYPENLSGGQQQRVAIARALAMEPKIMLFDEPTSALDPEMINEVLEVMVDLARGGMTMVVVTHEMGFARRVADRVVFMDEGRILEEGTPEHFFENPENERARRFLDRILHM; translated from the coding sequence ATCATAGAGTTCCGCAACGTCAGCAAGTCCTTCGGGGATTTCGAGGTCCTCAAGGACATAGACTTCTCCGTGGAGGAGGGCGAGGTCGTGGTCATCATAGGCCCCTCCGGCTCGGGGAAGAGCACCCTGCTGCGCTGCATCAACGCGCTGGAGGACATCTCCTCTGGCGAGCTCGTAGTGGACGGCATCCGGGTGCACGACGAAAAGGCGGATCTGAACCGGCTGCGCACGGAGATAGGATTCGTCTTCCAGCAGTTCAACCTCTACCCGCACATGACGGTCGCCCAGAACATCATGCTGGCCCCGATGAAGGTTCGCGGGCTCTCGCGCAAGGAGGCCGAGGAGCGGTGCATGCGGCTACTGGAGCGGGTGGGGATCCCCGAGCAGGCCAACAAGTACCCGGAGAACCTCTCCGGGGGCCAGCAGCAGCGGGTGGCCATCGCGCGGGCGCTGGCGATGGAGCCCAAGATCATGCTCTTCGACGAGCCCACGAGCGCCCTGGATCCGGAGATGATCAACGAGGTGCTCGAGGTGATGGTGGACCTGGCCCGCGGCGGGATGACGATGGTGGTGGTCACCCACGAGATGGGCTTCGCCCGGCGCGTGGCCGACAGGGTGGTGTTCATGGACGAAGGGCGCATCCTGGAGGAGGGCACCCCGGAGCACTTCTTCGAGAACCCGGAGAACGAGCGCGCCCGGCGTTTCCTGGACAGGATCCTGCACATGTAG
- a CDS encoding uracil-DNA glycosylase, with translation METLFDAVEGGENREERLAELARQVSVCTRCDLSRSRTNTVFGTGDPYSPLMLVGEGPGENEDATGLPFVGRAGKLLDNILAAVNLSREQVYITNIVKCRAAVEENGRLRNRQPRTAEINACNPYLQAQIEAIKPEIILCLGGPAAKTIIDRDFRITRDRGKWYDVGGIRAMATFHPAYILRQSGEELVRTKRLVWKDIQNVYAEYQRAMEHRGV, from the coding sequence TTGGAAACTCTCTTTGACGCGGTCGAGGGGGGCGAGAACCGGGAGGAGCGCCTGGCCGAGCTGGCGCGCCAGGTCTCCGTGTGCACCAGATGCGACCTCTCCCGCAGCCGGACGAACACGGTCTTCGGCACGGGCGACCCCTACTCGCCGCTGATGCTCGTCGGCGAGGGGCCGGGGGAGAACGAGGACGCCACGGGGCTTCCCTTCGTGGGCCGGGCCGGCAAGCTTCTGGACAACATCCTGGCGGCGGTGAACCTGAGCCGGGAGCAGGTCTACATCACCAACATCGTGAAGTGCCGGGCCGCGGTGGAGGAGAACGGCCGCCTCCGCAACCGCCAGCCCCGGACGGCCGAGATAAACGCCTGCAACCCCTACCTGCAGGCCCAGATAGAGGCGATAAAGCCCGAGATCATCCTCTGCCTCGGCGGCCCGGCGGCGAAGACGATCATCGACAGGGACTTCAGGATCACCCGCGACCGCGGCAAGTGGTACGACGTGGGCGGCATCCGGGCGATGGCCACCTTCCACCCGGCCTACATCCTGCGCCAGAGCGGGGAGGAGCTCGTCCGCACGAAGCGGCTGGTCTGGAAGGACATCCAGAACGTCTACGCCGAGTACCAGCGGGCCATGGAGCATCGTGGGGTCTAG
- a CDS encoding PQQ-dependent sugar dehydrogenase yields the protein MGSSLPRLPLIALALLVAVSCTGAPAPERRDAGGEDLRVETVLTGLDTPWEVVFAPDGRIFVTERPGTVLVVEEGEVRKEPYARLPVVEAGEGGQLGLALHPDFRRNGVLYAYYTTREDGRLRNRLVRLVDEGGTARQAEVLLEAPAASIHDGGRVRVGPDGRLYATLGDTANSGLAQDPRALAGKIIRLELDGSVPEDNPFPGSPVYSYGHRNPQGLAWDGRGNLYATEHGQSAHDELNLVRPGRNYGWPVIEGDERREGMVAPILHSGEQTWAPSGAEYVREGPWRGSILFTGLRGESLHRVEIDPEDPGRVVRHREYLKGEYGRLRTVVQGPDGALYLLTSNRDGRGDPDPSDDRLLRVEVRGGE from the coding sequence GTGGGGTCTAGTCTCCCGCGTCTACCACTCATCGCCCTCGCGCTCCTCGTCGCCGTCTCCTGCACCGGGGCCCCTGCTCCCGAGCGGCGGGATGCCGGTGGTGAGGACCTGCGGGTGGAGACGGTCCTGACCGGGCTCGACACCCCCTGGGAGGTGGTCTTCGCTCCCGACGGCCGGATCTTCGTGACCGAGCGGCCGGGGACGGTGCTGGTGGTCGAGGAAGGCGAGGTCCGAAAAGAGCCCTACGCCCGGCTCCCGGTGGTGGAGGCGGGGGAGGGCGGCCAGCTCGGGCTGGCCCTCCACCCGGACTTCCGGCGCAACGGGGTCCTTTACGCCTACTACACCACCCGGGAGGACGGCCGGCTGCGCAACAGGCTGGTGCGGCTCGTGGATGAGGGCGGCACCGCCCGGCAGGCGGAGGTGCTCCTGGAGGCCCCGGCGGCCTCCATCCACGACGGCGGACGGGTCAGGGTCGGCCCCGACGGCAGGCTCTACGCCACCCTCGGCGACACCGCAAATTCCGGGCTCGCCCAGGACCCGCGGGCGCTCGCCGGCAAGATCATACGCCTCGAGCTCGACGGTTCCGTTCCCGAGGACAACCCCTTCCCCGGCTCCCCGGTCTACTCCTACGGGCACCGCAACCCGCAGGGGCTCGCCTGGGACGGGCGGGGCAACCTCTACGCCACCGAGCACGGTCAGAGCGCCCACGACGAGCTCAACCTCGTGAGGCCCGGCAGAAACTACGGCTGGCCCGTCATAGAGGGCGACGAACGCCGGGAGGGGATGGTCGCGCCCATCCTGCACAGCGGGGAGCAGACCTGGGCCCCCTCCGGAGCCGAGTACGTGAGGGAGGGGCCGTGGAGGGGGAGTATCCTGTTCACCGGCCTGCGCGGGGAGTCGCTGCACCGGGTGGAGATCGATCCGGAGGACCCCGGCAGGGTCGTGCGCCACCGGGAGTACCTCAAGGGTGAGTACGGGCGCCTCAGGACCGTCGTGCAGGGGCCCGACGGTGCGCTCTACCTGCTCACCAGCAACCGCGACGGGCGCGGCGATCCCGACCCCTCCGACGACCGGCTGCTCCGGGTCGAGGTCCGCGGCGGGGAGTAA
- a CDS encoding AsnC family transcriptional regulator has protein sequence MVSAISGSRILDGIDREILNLIQRDFPLEREPFAAVGREVGISGQEVIRRIEALKKGRVVRQISAIFDTRVLGYESSLVAARIPPERLSEGAKAINSHPGVSHNYERDNYFNLWYTVAVPPDSRLGLEGTVEVLHRISGAESTRILPTLKLFKIGVTLDMKEGATARKEAPAYGHADREGADRNITEADKEAIRILQEDIPLTPRPFDLWARRAGMASGEELIERAEDLRRRRIMRRFSAVLYHRKAGFRANAMGVWKVPEERIDEVGTMFAHYQAVSHCYERPTYEDWPYNLFSMVHGRSKEECEAVLDAMAEESGLTERLSLYSTREYKKTRVRYFTPEMEAWERLYAGVLR, from the coding sequence GTGGTCAGTGCGATTTCCGGTAGCCGCATATTGGATGGCATAGACAGGGAGATACTAAACCTGATCCAGCGCGATTTCCCCCTGGAGCGAGAACCTTTCGCCGCGGTGGGCAGGGAGGTGGGCATCAGCGGCCAGGAGGTGATCCGCCGCATAGAGGCCCTCAAGAAGGGCCGGGTGGTGCGCCAGATCAGCGCGATCTTCGACACCCGGGTCCTGGGTTACGAGTCGAGCCTGGTGGCCGCCAGGATACCTCCCGAGCGGCTCTCGGAGGGGGCGAAAGCGATAAACTCCCACCCCGGGGTCTCCCACAACTACGAGCGGGACAACTACTTCAACCTCTGGTACACGGTGGCCGTCCCGCCGGATTCGCGGCTGGGGCTGGAGGGCACCGTGGAGGTCCTCCACCGCATAAGCGGCGCCGAGAGCACCCGGATCCTGCCCACCCTCAAGCTCTTCAAGATAGGCGTCACCCTGGACATGAAGGAGGGGGCGACCGCCCGCAAGGAGGCCCCGGCCTACGGGCACGCCGACCGTGAGGGGGCCGACCGCAACATCACCGAGGCGGACAAGGAGGCCATACGCATCCTGCAGGAGGACATCCCCCTGACCCCCCGCCCGTTCGACCTGTGGGCCCGCAGGGCCGGGATGGCCTCGGGGGAGGAGCTCATCGAGCGCGCCGAGGATCTGCGGCGGCGGAGGATCATGCGCCGCTTCTCGGCGGTCCTCTACCACCGCAAGGCGGGCTTCCGGGCCAACGCCATGGGGGTTTGGAAGGTTCCCGAGGAGCGCATAGACGAGGTGGGTACCATGTTCGCCCACTACCAGGCGGTCTCCCACTGTTACGAGCGCCCGACCTACGAGGACTGGCCGTACAATCTCTTCTCCATGGTCCACGGCCGCTCGAAGGAGGAGTGCGAGGCGGTGCTCGACGCGATGGCCGAGGAGAGCGGGCTCACCGAGCGCCTCTCGCTCTACTCCACCCGGGAGTACAAGAAGACCCGGGTCCGCTACTTCACCCCGGAGATGGAGGCCTGGGAGCGGCTCTACGCGGGCGTCCTCCGCTAG
- a CDS encoding sulfite exporter TauE/SafE family protein, protein MELLLALGAAFAAGAVSGLTGFGLALVGVPLLLFVYDPATVVVLVMAFSLLINAAVVQDSWRKVDRRLVVALAPPALVGVLCGTEVLRVAGEERLRLAVGVLVVLSALLMLRDVRLPGTGSRAAPPVAGFLGGALSTSVGLAAPPVVLLLASRGLPKANFRATSALFFLVMSVFGAVALAARGLIPEGSLPLAAVLLPAALAGKLAGTALLGRIPEALFRRITLLLTLATGALGAATALLTLLR, encoded by the coding sequence GTGGAGCTTCTCCTGGCCCTGGGAGCCGCGTTCGCCGCCGGGGCGGTCTCGGGGCTCACGGGCTTCGGGCTCGCCCTGGTGGGGGTGCCGCTCTTGCTTTTCGTCTACGACCCGGCGACGGTGGTCGTGCTCGTCATGGCCTTCTCCCTGTTGATCAACGCCGCCGTGGTGCAGGACTCCTGGCGGAAGGTCGACCGCAGGCTGGTCGTGGCCCTCGCGCCCCCGGCGCTCGTCGGGGTGCTCTGCGGCACCGAGGTGCTGCGGGTGGCGGGGGAGGAGCGGCTCCGGCTGGCCGTGGGGGTTCTGGTTGTCCTCTCGGCCCTGCTGATGCTGCGGGACGTGCGGCTGCCGGGGACGGGATCCCGGGCCGCCCCGCCGGTGGCGGGGTTCCTGGGCGGGGCGCTCTCCACCTCGGTCGGGCTCGCCGCCCCGCCGGTGGTGTTGCTGCTCGCCTCCCGCGGCCTCCCGAAGGCGAACTTCCGGGCCACGAGCGCTCTGTTCTTCCTGGTGATGAGCGTCTTCGGGGCGGTCGCCCTGGCGGCCCGCGGTCTGATTCCCGAGGGCAGCCTCCCGCTCGCGGCCGTCCTCCTCCCGGCCGCGCTGGCGGGCAAGCTCGCGGGGACGGCACTCCTCGGGAGGATCCCGGAGGCGCTGTTCCGCAGGATCACCCTGCTCCTCACCCTCGCCACCGGGGCGCTCGGCGCCGCGACGGCCCTCCTGACGCTGCTCCGCTGA
- a CDS encoding MFS transporter: protein MRGFLRRDRLSFLILLVSQFAATTGFMFVMPFMPLYVQQLGVEDPGRAAAWAGLLNTATAATMALAAPLWGRLADRFGPKPMLLRAAFAGAAVVGVMGLAASPWHLLGLRLLQGTLTGTVAAATLLVAATAPAGRAGLRLGTLQTVIFAAAAAGPFLGGVFADLVGIRASFGVTSGLLALSAVLVLFGVDGARAPSGEEGRTEEGGGAVPWLGLVPVLAALFVVQASNTGVAPALPGFVAQLVEEPAGVASLAGQILGAGALAAALGSAVGGRLAERLGTRTVIFCSLVLGGLAFLPQAAVSSVGALWVLRIVASFFIGAVVPVANLAVRRSVPPDRQGRAFGVAASVTSVAFGVGPLGGGLLASAFGFEAAFLVPGVLLLAAAGVLLLAPGSRARAVRILKAAAAHIIR, encoded by the coding sequence ATGCGCGGGTTTTTGCGGCGCGACCGGCTCTCTTTCCTCATCCTGCTCGTCTCGCAGTTCGCCGCGACGACCGGTTTCATGTTCGTCATGCCTTTCATGCCTCTCTACGTGCAGCAGCTCGGGGTGGAGGACCCCGGGCGGGCGGCGGCCTGGGCGGGCCTCCTGAACACCGCCACCGCGGCGACCATGGCGCTCGCCGCACCGCTGTGGGGCAGGCTCGCCGACCGCTTCGGGCCCAAGCCCATGCTGCTGCGCGCCGCCTTCGCGGGGGCGGCCGTGGTCGGGGTGATGGGGCTCGCGGCGAGTCCCTGGCACCTGCTGGGGCTGCGGTTGCTGCAGGGCACGCTCACCGGGACCGTCGCGGCCGCCACCCTGCTCGTCGCTGCGACCGCCCCGGCGGGGCGGGCCGGGTTGCGGCTCGGGACGCTGCAGACCGTGATCTTCGCCGCCGCCGCGGCCGGTCCCTTCCTGGGCGGCGTGTTCGCGGACCTCGTCGGCATCCGGGCCTCCTTCGGGGTGACCTCCGGGCTTCTGGCGCTCTCGGCCGTCTTGGTCCTCTTCGGCGTGGACGGGGCGCGGGCCCCCTCCGGGGAGGAGGGCCGCACGGAGGAGGGCGGTGGTGCGGTGCCCTGGCTCGGGCTCGTGCCGGTGCTCGCGGCCCTCTTCGTCGTCCAGGCCTCCAACACCGGCGTCGCCCCGGCGCTGCCGGGCTTCGTCGCGCAGCTCGTGGAGGAGCCCGCGGGGGTCGCCAGCCTGGCGGGTCAGATCCTGGGCGCCGGCGCGCTCGCCGCGGCGCTCGGTTCGGCGGTGGGAGGGAGGCTCGCTGAGAGGCTCGGGACGCGGACGGTGATCTTCTGCTCCCTCGTGCTCGGCGGGCTGGCCTTCCTGCCGCAGGCCGCCGTCTCGAGCGTGGGGGCGCTCTGGGTCTTGCGGATTGTGGCGAGCTTCTTCATCGGGGCGGTGGTGCCGGTGGCGAACCTCGCCGTGCGCCGGTCCGTGCCGCCAGATCGGCAGGGGCGGGCCTTCGGGGTGGCCGCCTCGGTGACCTCCGTGGCCTTCGGGGTCGGTCCGCTGGGCGGCGGCCTCCTGGCCTCGGCGTTCGGGTTCGAGGCGGCGTTTCTGGTGCCGGGGGTGCTCCTTCTGGCCGCGGCGGGCGTCCTGCTGCTCGCGCCGGGCTCCAGGGCCCGGGCGGTGCGCATCCTGAAGGCCGCCGCGGCCCACATCATCCGCTAG
- a CDS encoding haloacid dehalogenase type II: MAPAEVKALLFDVFGTTVDWRSGVTRAGEELERRKGEDLRGVDWAAFADAWRAEYRPSMDRVMRGEIPWTNLDGLHRASLEALLRRFGISELSEEEKEFLVCAWHRLDPWPDVVEGLRRLRRRYIVAPLSNGNVALLTDMARRAGLPWDLILSAEWVRRYKPDPATYLLLPRLFSLRPGQAMMVAAHPDDLHGARRAGLRTAFVPRPLEFGPGGPTQPAEGPFDVVAEDFVELAERLGA, translated from the coding sequence GTGGCACCGGCGGAGGTGAAGGCCCTGCTCTTCGACGTGTTCGGCACCACCGTGGACTGGAGGAGCGGCGTCACCCGAGCCGGAGAGGAGCTGGAGCGCCGCAAGGGGGAAGACCTCCGGGGGGTGGACTGGGCCGCCTTCGCCGACGCCTGGCGAGCCGAGTACCGGCCCTCCATGGACCGGGTGATGCGGGGTGAGATCCCCTGGACCAACCTGGACGGCCTGCACCGGGCCTCCCTGGAGGCGCTGCTCCGGAGGTTCGGGATCTCAGAGCTCTCCGAAGAGGAGAAGGAGTTCCTGGTGTGCGCCTGGCACCGGCTCGACCCCTGGCCGGACGTCGTGGAGGGCCTGCGGCGCCTCAGGCGCCGCTACATAGTGGCCCCGCTCTCCAACGGCAACGTGGCGCTGCTCACCGACATGGCCCGTCGGGCGGGCCTGCCGTGGGATCTGATCCTCTCGGCCGAGTGGGTCCGGCGCTACAAGCCGGACCCCGCCACCTACCTGCTGCTCCCGAGGCTCTTCTCGCTGCGTCCCGGGCAGGCGATGATGGTCGCGGCCCACCCCGACGACCTGCACGGCGCCCGGCGGGCGGGCCTCCGGACGGCCTTCGTGCCGCGCCCGCTGGAGTTCGGCCCCGGAGGCCCAACCCAGCCCGCGGAGGGGCCTTTCGACGTGGTGGCGGAGGACTTCGTCGAGCTGGCCGAAAGGCTCGGGGCCTGA
- a CDS encoding YbaB/EbfC family nucleoid-associated protein: MAGRRNINKMMKQVQQMQQEMQRAQEELARETVTASAGGGAVKVTMTGGLELTSIEIDPDVLDPEDVEMLQDMVQAAVNEAINSAQELASRKLGGVTGGLGDLGLNLPGL, encoded by the coding sequence TTGGCAGGACGCAGGAACATCAACAAGATGATGAAGCAGGTCCAGCAGATGCAGCAGGAGATGCAGCGGGCCCAGGAGGAGCTGGCGCGCGAGACCGTCACCGCCTCCGCCGGCGGCGGGGCCGTGAAGGTGACCATGACCGGCGGGCTCGAGCTCACCTCCATCGAGATAGACCCGGACGTGCTGGATCCCGAGGACGTGGAGATGCTGCAAGACATGGTGCAGGCCGCCGTCAACGAGGCCATAAACAGCGCCCAGGAGCTGGCCTCCAGGAAGCTCGGCGGGGTCACCGGCGGGCTCGGGGACCTCGGGCTCAACCTTCCCGGCCTCTAG
- the recR gene encoding recombination mediator RecR, translating to MATYARPVERLISELSRLPSIGPRSAQRIAFHIIRSRKEEALALAEALREVKERIRPCRRCFNLAEGEECDICRDPRRDRGVICVVEDPYDIGPIERTGEYRGLYHVLGGALSPLDGVEPEDLHIAELVERVRNEGTRELILATNPNTTGEATAMFIAQEVRELPVRVTALASGLPVGGDLEYADEVTLGRAFAGRREL from the coding sequence TTGGCGACCTACGCGCGCCCCGTAGAACGCCTCATATCCGAGCTCTCCCGGCTCCCCTCCATCGGGCCTCGCAGCGCTCAGCGGATAGCCTTCCACATCATCCGCAGCAGGAAGGAGGAGGCGCTGGCGCTGGCCGAGGCGCTGCGGGAGGTGAAGGAGCGCATACGTCCCTGCCGGCGCTGCTTCAACCTCGCCGAAGGGGAGGAGTGCGACATCTGCCGGGACCCGCGGCGGGACCGGGGTGTGATCTGCGTGGTGGAGGACCCCTACGACATCGGCCCCATCGAGCGCACCGGAGAGTACCGGGGGCTCTACCACGTGCTCGGGGGGGCGCTCTCGCCGCTCGACGGGGTGGAGCCGGAGGACCTGCACATCGCCGAGCTGGTGGAGCGCGTCAGGAACGAGGGAACCCGGGAGCTGATCCTGGCCACCAACCCGAACACCACCGGGGAGGCCACCGCGATGTTCATCGCGCAGGAGGTGCGGGAGCTCCCGGTGCGGGTGACGGCGCTGGCGAGCGGGCTGCCGGTGGGGGGCGACCTGGAGTACGCCGACGAGGTGACCCTGGGCCGGGCCTTCGCCGGACGGCGTGAGCTCTAG